From Enhydrobacter sp., the proteins below share one genomic window:
- a CDS encoding hemin-degrading factor → MLSPSNTDLAARWSRLRGEKPALRIRDAAATLGVSEAELIALGVGSTATPLDGDWRAILNEMPSVGRVMCLTRNEHCVHERHGRFDDVQVSGPHGLVLGPDIDLRLFLGQWRIGYAVREPIRTGERLSLQFFDSSGEAVHKIYATDETDRAAFDALIARHTAAPAPLALMPRALDPVDRPDSEIDVAGLRTAWRAMQDTHEFFGMLGKFKVGRLQALRLAGEEFVRELPPRALRSALEMASADKTRIMIFVGSKGCIQIHTGPVERLVETHGWFNVLDPTFNLHLRQDAVARVFSVRKPTSDGIVTSIEAFDGRDRNILLMFGARKPGEPELESWRSLVARLEKRAAS, encoded by the coding sequence ATGCTCTCTCCCTCCAACACCGACCTCGCGGCGCGCTGGAGCCGGCTGCGTGGCGAGAAGCCGGCCCTGCGCATCCGCGATGCCGCCGCGACCCTCGGCGTGAGCGAAGCCGAGCTGATCGCTCTGGGCGTCGGGTCGACCGCGACACCACTCGACGGCGACTGGCGCGCGATCCTCAACGAGATGCCGTCGGTCGGCCGCGTGATGTGCCTGACGCGCAACGAGCACTGCGTGCACGAACGCCACGGCCGCTTCGACGACGTCCAGGTCAGCGGTCCGCATGGCTTGGTCCTCGGGCCCGACATCGATCTGCGGCTGTTCCTGGGCCAATGGAGGATCGGCTACGCGGTGCGCGAGCCGATCAGGACGGGCGAACGGCTGAGCCTGCAGTTCTTCGACTCGTCCGGCGAGGCGGTGCACAAGATCTACGCGACCGACGAGACCGATCGTGCCGCCTTCGACGCCCTGATCGCCCGGCACACGGCAGCGCCCGCACCCCTCGCGCTCATGCCGCGGGCTCTCGACCCGGTCGACCGGCCGGACAGCGAGATCGACGTCGCCGGCCTGCGCACCGCCTGGCGGGCGATGCAGGACACGCACGAGTTCTTCGGCATGCTCGGCAAGTTCAAGGTCGGTCGCCTGCAGGCATTGCGTCTGGCCGGCGAGGAGTTCGTGCGCGAGCTCCCGCCACGCGCCTTGCGCAGCGCCCTCGAGATGGCGAGCGCCGACAAGACACGCATCATGATCTTCGTCGGCAGCAAGGGTTGCATCCAGATTCACACTGGCCCCGTGGAAAGGCTGGTCGAAACGCATGGCTGGTTCAACGTGCTGGATCCAACCTTCAACCTGCACCTGCGCCAGGATGCGGTGGCGCGCGTCTTCTCGGTGCGCAAGCCGACCAGCGACGGCATCGTGACCTCGATCGAGGCCTTCGACGGGCGCGACCGCAACATCCTGTTGATGTTCGGCGCACGCAAGCCCGGCGAGCCCGAACTCGAGTCCTGGCGCTCGCTCGTCGCTCGCCTCGAGAAGCGGGCGGCATCGTGA
- a CDS encoding ABC transporter substrate-binding protein, which yields MKRRILIGGLGAVLAAPGSALAKRALRIVSVGSAITEIIYALGAEKHLVGVDTTSLHPEEARALPQVGYMRALSAEGVLSLKPNLIIATTAAGPAGALEQLRATGIEVLILPDHYDYDSVAAKIEAVGRLTGREARAGEMIDEGKRQMASLAARLAVATTHPRVLFLLSMGGGAPQAAGRGTAADGIIRLGGGVNAIDGYAGYRPLTPESVIASRADYVLVTRQTVDAMGGLQALTDQPILRQTPAGKAGRVVQFDALLLLGFGPRTPQAATQLALALHPELARAR from the coding sequence GTGAAGCGTCGGATCCTGATCGGCGGGCTCGGCGCGGTTCTCGCAGCTCCCGGTTCCGCGCTGGCCAAGCGTGCGCTGCGCATCGTATCGGTCGGCAGCGCCATCACCGAAATCATCTATGCGCTGGGCGCCGAGAAACATCTGGTCGGCGTCGACACGACGAGTCTCCATCCGGAAGAGGCGCGCGCATTGCCCCAGGTCGGCTACATGCGCGCCCTGTCCGCCGAGGGAGTGCTGTCGCTGAAGCCCAACCTGATCATCGCCACGACGGCGGCGGGACCAGCCGGCGCGTTGGAGCAGCTGCGGGCCACCGGCATCGAGGTGCTGATCCTGCCCGACCACTACGACTACGATAGCGTCGCCGCCAAGATCGAGGCGGTCGGCCGCCTGACCGGTCGCGAGGCTCGTGCCGGCGAGATGATCGACGAGGGCAAGCGCCAGATGGCCAGCCTCGCCGCCAGGCTCGCCGTGGCGACGACGCACCCGCGCGTGCTGTTCCTGCTGTCGATGGGCGGCGGGGCGCCACAGGCGGCGGGCCGCGGGACCGCTGCAGACGGGATCATTCGCCTGGGCGGGGGCGTGAACGCGATCGACGGCTACGCCGGCTATCGACCGCTGACGCCGGAATCGGTGATCGCCTCGCGCGCCGACTACGTTCTGGTGACTCGCCAGACCGTCGACGCCATGGGTGGGCTGCAAGCGCTGACGGACCAGCCGATCCTGCGCCAGACGCCGGCCGGCAAGGCGGGGCGTGTCGTTCAATTCGACGCCCTGCTGCTGCTGGGTTTCGGCCCCCGCACACCGCAGGCCGCGACCCAGCTCGCGTTGGCGCTCCATCCCGAGCTGGCGCGCGCACGGTGA
- a CDS encoding iron ABC transporter permease: MTVFALQRPIPLFALAALASVVAGLCIGAFPVRLPQLLSAVGLSSAPLDETTAAVLYAIRAPRVLAAFAVGAALAAGGAAMQSLFRNPLADPGLLGVSSGAALAAVSVIVLGEKVMHIVPPDLRPWCLPIAAFLGGLVATLAVYRIAAHHGAALIGTLLLAGIAINAVASAGIGLLVFIADDQQLRTLIFWTMGGFGSVTWTAILPALLVLAVTVPTLLPAAHLLDALALGEREAGHVGVDVERLKRRLIAQVALAVGAGVAISGIVGFVGLIAPHIVRLLLGPAHRTLLPAAALFGGAFLVLADALARTMVSPAELPIGVLTALVGGPFFLWLLASRAAREGL; this comes from the coding sequence GTGACCGTCTTCGCCTTGCAGCGCCCGATCCCGCTGTTCGCGCTCGCCGCGCTGGCGAGCGTCGTGGCTGGTCTGTGCATTGGCGCCTTTCCCGTGCGGTTGCCGCAGCTGCTGTCGGCCGTTGGCCTGTCGAGCGCGCCGCTCGACGAGACGACGGCCGCCGTCCTCTACGCCATCCGCGCACCGCGCGTACTCGCGGCCTTTGCCGTCGGCGCCGCGCTGGCCGCCGGTGGTGCGGCCATGCAGAGCCTGTTTCGCAATCCGCTCGCCGATCCCGGCCTGCTCGGCGTGTCGAGCGGCGCTGCTCTCGCAGCCGTCTCCGTCATCGTGCTCGGAGAGAAGGTGATGCACATCGTGCCGCCCGATCTGCGGCCCTGGTGCCTGCCGATCGCCGCCTTCCTCGGCGGCCTGGTGGCGACGCTCGCTGTCTACCGCATCGCGGCCCATCACGGCGCCGCCCTCATCGGCACCCTGCTGCTGGCCGGCATCGCGATCAACGCCGTGGCATCGGCCGGCATCGGCCTCCTGGTCTTCATCGCCGACGACCAACAGCTGCGCACCCTGATCTTCTGGACCATGGGCGGCTTCGGCTCCGTCACCTGGACGGCGATCCTGCCCGCTCTGCTGGTGCTGGCCGTCACGGTGCCGACGCTCCTGCCGGCGGCGCACCTGCTCGACGCCCTGGCGCTGGGCGAGCGCGAGGCGGGCCATGTCGGCGTCGATGTCGAGCGGCTGAAGCGCCGGCTCATCGCGCAAGTCGCACTCGCCGTCGGCGCCGGCGTCGCCATCTCGGGCATCGTCGGCTTCGTCGGCCTGATTGCGCCGCACATCGTGCGGCTGCTGCTCGGCCCTGCCCACCGCACCCTGCTGCCGGCGGCGGCGCTGTTCGGCGGCGCGTTCCTGGTGCTGGCCGACGCGCTGGCACGCACGATGGTCTCGCCCGCCGAGCTGCCGATCGGCGTGTTGACCGCGCTGGTCGGCGGACCCTTCTTTCTCTGGCTGCTGGCCAGCCGCGCCGCGCGCGAGGGCCTGTGA
- a CDS encoding heme ABC transporter ATP-binding protein gives MPLQARSIEVRVGTKALIQDVSLDLAAGKFVAVIGPNGAGKSTLLSALAGDRPLAAGHVLLDGQPLGRWTKVALAQRRAVLPQHSSVAFDFTGLQVAMLGLLAHRGRFSEKEMRTRAERCLAETEALAFADRPYTVLSGGERQRIQLARVLAQCDADSGAEPFLLLDEPIAGLDLSHQHAALASARRRADRGLGVLAVLHDVNMASNYADEVAVMENGRLTAFGPADMVLGAERLSQVFSTPIQRLDTPHGAVFLSPAPGGEKRT, from the coding sequence ATGCCGCTCCAGGCCAGATCGATCGAGGTGCGGGTCGGCACCAAGGCCCTGATCCAGGACGTCTCGCTCGATCTCGCGGCCGGAAAGTTCGTGGCCGTCATCGGTCCCAACGGCGCCGGCAAGAGCACTCTCCTGTCGGCCCTGGCCGGCGATCGGCCGCTGGCGGCCGGCCATGTGCTGCTCGACGGACAGCCGCTCGGGCGATGGACGAAGGTGGCGCTCGCCCAGCGGCGCGCCGTGCTGCCGCAGCACTCGTCGGTGGCGTTCGATTTCACCGGCCTTCAGGTGGCCATGCTCGGTCTGCTGGCCCACCGCGGCCGCTTCTCCGAGAAGGAGATGAGGACACGGGCGGAACGGTGCCTCGCCGAAACCGAGGCATTGGCCTTCGCCGACCGTCCCTACACCGTCTTGTCCGGCGGCGAGCGCCAGCGCATACAACTCGCTCGCGTCCTCGCCCAATGCGACGCCGATTCCGGCGCTGAGCCGTTCCTGCTGCTCGACGAGCCGATCGCCGGTCTCGATCTGTCTCATCAGCACGCGGCCCTGGCCAGCGCGCGACGCCGGGCCGATCGGGGGCTGGGCGTCCTGGCCGTGCTGCACGATGTCAACATGGCGTCGAACTACGCCGACGAGGTGGCGGTCATGGAGAATGGCCGGCTCACCGCTTTCGGACCGGCCGACATGGTGCTCGGCGCGGAACGACTGTCCCAGGTCTTCTCCACGCCCATTCAGCGGCTGGACACGCCCCATGGAGCGGTTTTCCTGAGCCCCGCGCCGGGCGGCGAAAAACGGACATAA